GATTTTAGAAAGgtataaaaattgtaacaaacataTTGCTAATCACAAACATGGTAAAACCAGTTTAcagaacttataaaatatttctaaaccaTATAATTACTACAACCAATATGTTTTTCTAATTGTTCCATCTCCAGagatctttaaattaaataacgatGTTACACTAAAACAACAACCACAACCTTGCTCGCTCACTTAATTGTTAGGTACAGGGATCTCAGTGGGAACTCCACCCTTTTTGATCACTTTTAACGTATCCTTTGTTGGTTTTGCAGTGTCTGAGGGAATGTCTTCTTTGATAGGAATTTGCTCTTTATTTTGACCCTGGGAAGCTTTTGGTTTTTCCTGTTTGACTGGTTTTTCCGCCTTTTTAGGTTTATCTGGTGTTTGAGTGGTTTTTGGAGGTGAAGACGTTGTTTTCTCAGTAGGTTTTGGAGGCGGGGTTGTTTTAGCGGCAGGTTTGGGAGTCGTGGTGGGTTTCGGCTGCTCTTGTGCCTTTTTAGCAGGTTCAGTCTTTGCTGGCGGCTGTGTTGTTTTGGGCGGAGGCGGTGTTGTGGTGGTTGGCTGTTTCTTTTCTACAGGTTTTGCGTTTTCGACAGGTTTAGCTTGAGGAGGTTTGACTACTTTAGGAGCTTCCTTCTTCTCTTCTGTCTTAGGTTTGGTTTGAACTTTAGGAGCTTCTTCGACTTTAGGTTTCGGTTTTTCTTCCACCTTGGGCTTCTgttctacttttggtttttccTGTACCACTTTAGGTTTCTCTACCTTGGGTTTTTCCTCTACTTTAGGCTTAACCGCCTCGACTGGCTTAGCCGGTGGAGGTTTTGTCTCTACTTTTGGAGTTTCTGTTTTTTTAGCTGACTCAAATGCTTTTTTCAGAAGAGGTGGTACAGGCACTGCGCCGATAAAGTCTTGAACGTGTGGGCTGCCAGTGTACAATTTGTCATTGTATACTATAGCGTCACTGATATGTCCCAAAGAGTTATCAGTGTTGTAGTAGCTTGCAATAATATTTCCATTCCAATCAGCTTGCAACAATCCTGACAGGGTAGGAGTTATGCCTGATACACTTTTGAAGTGTCCAatctgtaagtaaataataagcaaagtaattatttttatcgtcTATACTAGTCTATAGTATAacagaatgttttaaaatgGAGCATGTTCCTTACATGATACACAATCTCTTCGAATACGATGTGTGGGTACAGGGTGTTCAGATATTCGAAAGGTATTTCTATTAGCCGCTGTAGTCGAGCCAAAAACTTCCTTACAACCGGTGTAGTAGACATAGAGCGTGTTAATAAAGGTTGTTCGTCATCGAACACGGTGTATAGACCCACAAGTATTCCAGAGCCGTCTGGTAACACGCGCACGTTGTCGGGAATACCTGAGCAAATAGATAAAAGACAAATAAGTCATTGCTTACAATAATCCTATGTACCTACTATGTAATACTTGACAACATAACACAAACAAGTAAATGAACACCTGTGTAAACTAGACTTTTACATTTGTGGCAAACATAACACCTAGCATTCAATATCAAAGCAGTAGTGACTGAGCTATCGGAGccatgtattattttttaattatctttttatactttttacacACAAAATGTGTTGCCGAAATGGTATTCGAAAGTGATGTCAATTTTAGAGTCGAGGCAGGTTCAAAAACTTGTATTTTCCAAAAAGGGAAAGTTGGACAAATGATGGAAGTTTATTATCAAGTTTTGGACGGACAACACGGAGACTTGGATATTTCATTCGATATTATCGATCCACACGCCGTCAAGATTGTTTCGGAttacaaaaaatcacaaaattccATAATAATGGAATTAGAAGCAGATGGAGATTACGCGTTTTGCATGGATAATACGTATAGTATGATGAATTCCAAGCTGGTGTTTGTGTACGTACTTATAGAGGACAAAGAAGTGAAAACAGACGAAGCAGAAGTCGCCGTAGTCGACGCAGAAGGAGGAGAACAAAAAGAGGAAGAGATTCTAGAATGGGGTGGAGTTGATGAAAATGGGGAGTTGTACTATTTAGAAGTCGCGCACATTGCAGATTCTCTATCACGAACGCTGAAACACGTGGTGAAAGCGCGACACCTGTTGGATATTTACGGTGCCACTAAATCGCGTGATAGCTATTTAGCTTTCGAAGATACCTTCGTTGTAGATGTTTGGTCGAGCTTCCAAATAAGCCTTATGTTCGTTGTTGGTATGCTACAAGTGTACAtgattaagaaattatttaagcGTCCTTTTGACGATTATAAGAGCatgtactaaattattttacaagaataaataaactaaattaatgtgACACATTTTCTCTTTCGTGGGTGGCGGcataaaatcaaacaaattaatccCACTGTATGGCATATTATATTTGTGACActttattatgtgtgtattttaatttacttattttatataattactaatcAATGTTATtccttataatataaataggtgcaatatgtacctactgttaatacaaataataattttcctgctacaatttataataacataacaaaacaaaaacatacctGGCAGTCCATCAATAAGAACTTCAGTGTTTCCTTTCTTGGGGCCCGCAAGGTAGTGTTTCAAGATTCTGTAGCGACAAGTCTCAGTGACAACCAGAAAATCATGGTTGGGTGATAGAACCAAGCTATTCGCAAACCACAAGTCATCAATGAGCACTTTACTCTCATTTTTTGCAGCATTGTAGTGGAAAACTCTAAAACCAACAAATTTTCATGAGTACCTTATGCATATGGATATCAATTTCATGACTCAAGCTGTGTTAGCAGCATTGCAATTCTAAACTTTGATATTTACCTTCCAGAAGGATCAGTAAGTATACTGATGGCTCCATCCTTCAAATTAAAGTCACTGCTGGAGTCTGTCCAGTAGAAGTCACCATTTTTGGCCAATGCAATGGAGTTGAAAAGTTTTGGTTGACGTTTTTCTATTTCTACACGAGGTGACACCAATAACTGTTTCTTATCACTCTTCAGATCTACTTTCCAAATGCCATGGTAAGCATCTGCCACATACAGGGTTTTACCACTGTCATCTATTTGGAAGCCAAGAGGCCTGCCACAAATGTGTTCTTTAGATAGCCCAGCTATAACAACAAGgttaaagtatgtatttacacaatagataattataatttagtgtatattcttatgtaaaatataatctttgCATTTGTTTGATTTACCTTTAACTATTAATGAAAAATGATAActtataacaaacatttaactAAACCAAATGTTGAATGTAGCTAAATAAACATGACAATCAAGaaagaaacaagtatttttgATAGTAATTAATTTCATGGAAACAATTGTAAAAGCAATTCTTAAAAGTATATACTGATGCAAGATGTAACTTTACAGAACAATGTAAGATGTATAAAGAATATATTACTTACTGCATGGTTGTCCTACTTTAGTGACAAAGGTAACATGACCTCCGGGTGAGATCTTGACAATTTCCCCAGTTGCCAAGCTGGTGTATAATTCACCATTTAACAACTGGAATGCTTCAGGTCCCAGGAGCTTACCCTTGTATCTCTTCTCAGCATTATTTAACAGATCATTTGGTGCTAAAGGACCAACTCTTGGTTGTACCGGTGCTATCCTAAATGTACAAGTAATGTTTTCAATTATATGATTAATTTAAGATTATCACTATCATTGGTATGTACACACATTATTATTCAACAACCTTGACAATGTACACtcaagtaagtaatttattcatGCAAATCACAGTCATCAAGAATCATGTTGCTACTacaatattcatttaatttttcaattataacTATACCTATGTACAGCCCAATGACAAGCATATccataatcataataataaacataaatatttttattagtttcaaaAAGTATTACTCACTCAATACTTGTGAACTTTGTATATGGAGGTAAATTAGGTATTAGAACAATGATGGTAGCAAATACAGCTAAATACAAAGACAACTTCACAGCTAGCTTTATAAttctctttataaaattaatgatgaaCCCCATTTTGTACAGTTATCACCTGGAAAAAAAATGGGTCTgattaataaagatatttgtaaaaaacattAGTAGTTAGGCAAGCACaggtttattttactaaatctgaatcaataaaatataatgtaaacaatatcCTAATgagttattttaagtttaatagaGTCATGGAGAAATTGCTTTCACTACTGCACCAAAAAAAAGTCGTCGACGTGGCTTTATCAAGATAACAGTTGTAGATGCACCAATTTaaggattttaatttttatcaacaCGACGGCCGCAAGATGTAGCAAATGTGTAGAGGGCAGGGGTGACCTAAGAATAAATACCGGATAGACAGTATCGACAGTTTCTAAGCTCGTCTATTGATGCTCTTAACGAATAAATAGCGGCTTTagatattttcctttttaaacGAATAATTCTTTGCCTTGATACTGTTGCATGAAAATTATTCCTATCAATACACACCTGTAATAGTCTCAAAAATTATTCGTGCCAACCAAACATAACCAGACTGCTGCTGCGCCAATTCTTCTAGCTCACTGACCGAACTGTCAACGTCAATAATTGTAAATGTTGGTTCGTAATCGATTTTTGacatcatattaatattatacgttgaaatttaatttgataaaaaaattcaaCTTATAATCTCAATTTAGttcaattgttttaataatattgaaaatggcTTTAAGTTACACTAACTGCGAATATAGTATGTTATTTTAACTATACCTAATCGTTTTACATTAAATCCAAATCGATTAGGAATCATTATGTCAGAAACATCCCTAGTAAGACATGGCCATCGGACAATGTCATGGacgaaataataatagtaaccTATGTCATTGACCCCAATTTAAGGCCGCGTTGCTAAAACCTTGGTAAAACTGGAAAAATAACGTGGAACTGGACAAGTGGACATACTACCACAGATTATTTCAGTCGTTAGTCAgcgaaaaattaaaaaatcttttacctcagcagtttttaagaaaatagcATTAGATAGAGCTAGGTGATAGGTGGGACAGGAGGAATATTCACGGTAGTGATGACgataatattaacaataatcaatattgttaatattgttatgtacctatctaGACCCTAAAAAAATGTTGAGCTACCGTTGCCATACCTACAAGGTAGGTAAGTACTATTTTGAAATTTCAGcctaacaaattaattttatcaagtTTTTGATTGATTTCAGAATTGAACTTGTTTATTCCATTCAAAATCCTATAAGTTTATATATGAGCGAATGTTAAAGTAGGTAGTGAAAAATTCCCATCGCATAGAAAAAACTCTAAAAACACTAAAAGGGATTTCCACAATCTCGAGTTTAGTCGATTGTGACGGCGTTTCACCGCTAGTAAGATTAATAAATTGTGCTTCCAATGTTGTAACCATTTTTTTATCTCGGCATTATTGGTGTGAGGAACgttcaattatttctttaaaggGTATATATATCACtaaatttatcaatttaaattattattaaatgtattcaTCCATAAATTTTTCAACAtaagttattttactaatttaattaacccgcacttggccagcgtggtgaacttaaGGCCTAAATctccctcatttgggaggagacccttgccttgcagtTTAACAAATCATTGTTGAATAAATGGTGGCACTGGTGGCagtaattactttaattatttaatttgacattttgacaaCATTTAATGAAAAACTTTGCAATGgaactgaattaaaaataatgcgtGATCCCGACATAGGTACCGAGATCTCGGTAAACCGGGACTGAGAGCCCTAAGTGAGTAGAAtccttttttttcctttttatgcCGCTCatatagctttaaaatatttaaattgagatGCTATTAAGATCCTACTTGTTAGAATTTTTCACAATGAAGAATCAAAAAATTCAAACCCTAAGTAACTACGAAGGATCAAGTAGCCCGCCTCGTAAACaatatataaactttttttaactgACAGACAGAAAGCGTCAAACTCAACAGATTATCTGTGCCGCTCCTGTCAAAAATTTCGTTCTTTCTGTCTGTGTTGCCGCCATTTTGGACGTGTTCCTTACTGCTGTGTAGCGCAAAAACTATTTTGCACCATGGGTCACGCTAATATTTGGTATTCTCATCCTCGCAGATACGGCCAGGGCTCCCGCTCATGGTAAGATCTTGTTTGAACAAGGAATATGGCCAGTTGGGATAGAATCATAATTTGGTTAGAACACGTGTTTCAAGTGCTCTTTTGCATGTTTCAGCCGCGCCTGCTCTAACAGACATGGTCTTATCCGCAAATATGGTTTAAACATTTGCAGACAGTGCTTCAGAGAATACGCTCATGACATTGGTTTCAAGAAGGTATGTTCCTATTTTATAATTCTATTCGTTTAGTCATTCTTGTTACAGCACCAAGCTGAACCATTCTTACGTATAGCACCAATATTCATTTCCATAGTTGTTGATTTGCCAAATTGATAGAAAACTTTATGTTGTCACAACTTAACCTTAATTCTCAACAACACTAAAACTCGTCATAACAAATTATTCTCAAGTTGAGGATATGCATATTCAACCAAGATATGATTTACTATAGAAGAACATAATTTATAGCcctatctttattatatttaattgcaatatttgttattgtttgtgctGTTACAATTACAATAGTTCATAAGCAGAAAGTAAGGTATCTAGAACACTAAATATTTAGGACTTAATAGGTTCAATAAACTACTATATGTGTTAGTGTATTGGTTGTTGATTATCACTAAAGTTATTGTGCAGGTCCTCAGACAAATTTAATCATCCTAGTGCAGAAATATTGCTGCTCTTGGATCATTTAAAGaagtaatttgtaattatttagacTTATCTATGGTATGAATTACTTCACTACACTCAGAAATCATTTTTGTATgcttattttacattaattataatgtgtactttttcttttgtttcagctggattaaaatgtttagtcaataaactgtaaattaagctatacaaattgttttaatcATCTTCCTCAGTATTACTCCTACActacaaagttattattacaaattacaactgtaggtacctacctacacaCTGAATGATGACACATTTTCATAAAAGATGAActgaataaaaattgtaaaagtttaaagttgtaaaatttgtgttggtataatatattaaatattgattttgtatttaattcagCCTTAATTAATAAGGCTTAGTAAACACATATTGGGTAACTTATAACATTCTGAAGCTCTATAAGGACTTTATATAAACAGTGCCTATGAGCTGTTATAGCTATCTTATCTTGCTAAAACACAATTATAGGGACACATGTTTAGCCTTTAAGttcatatttacataatgttaaagacaattttttttaaacactgaTCTTGGCTCACATTCTCATGACTTTTTATCTGGTGTAAAGTCTACATAATTGTGCGAGCGGTAGGCAgcagtaaataaatcattatatgATGGGACAGATCAGATAAACTCGTAGCTCATATTTGTCTACTTTTACAGTGTCATGTAGTTTTTATACAGGGTAAAAAAAAAGAGTAAAGCCTCTGGATGGgaattacattataaatttaatattgaagaTAAATATGGAGAAATAATTTCGGTTGAGTAACTTCATAAACTAtctcaaaaaaattaaaatgtgttagTTATGTGAATCAATAATGATCATCTGCATGAGTGTCTGCTACCTAACTCTCACaatgctggtccgatttggaacaAATCGTGCTGTATAAAACAATAGGTTTTCAAAGGTGGCGCCGCCGTCGGTCACAATAGGAAGTTACTATTTCGGAGAGGACAACGTCGTGGATGTACACTACAATGACATAGGTAATAACGTGTTTGTACAGATACGCTACTAACTTTTTCTGAATCTCAAAAAAAAGGATAAGGTAACTCCTTTTCATAGTATGTTGTATCACAGCATTGATTATGccaggtcatttatttttaacttaagatAATTTAAGggttaaataaagtaattacttataaatataatatttattttacaaaactgtacaaaagtataaaaacctAGTTAACTTTTACAATAACTGCCATGCTCTATCCTATGAATTATTTGAATTTGCTTGTGATAATCGTAGGCTAATCAGCGAGGACCCAACTctctgaaacaaaacaaacatggataaattaaataatatacctacctaatatcaGATTCACAACTTCTATACTACAGATACACAAGTAACTGACTATCTACATACTAGCCACCATGTgcaccaaattatttttatatatctacTTTGGGGCGCAGCGGATTGCGGCCATACAGTTACCACTTACCTACGTGTTTGTAgactaacaaaattatttggcgCGTGCTATATAAATGTAGCATTAATAGGAACTTATGTAATGTATTAATGTTACATTTAGGTACGATTAAGACAATATACTTAGCTTATTTTGCGCACATATCGCTCGGTAGGTGATCTTTTCTATGTGTGAAAGAAGccaaaaaatttagtttttagtgcAGATCTAagatacctacatacataatataaaaattaccaCATATATGCAGATTTATCATAGATTTGCTCGTAATACGTGTTCCATTTATAGGCAAATGTCGGAAtcgatatttaaattacatacatactacGTGATAGATCAGACCATCTGCAATTACCCAATAGGTAGGATGGTAGGTACGTTTCTAAGTCTCTATGACTAATGTGTGTTAGTATGCAAACAAGTCGCCTTTAATAAATACCTACCATCACCAAAATATAAAGCAGTGTACAAGCACCCACCATTTTGCCTAGGCTGTTCTTAGTCCTCGGAGTTCTCTGCGCACATAAAAATCAGTCTTCGGGTGCTACTATTTTCCCATCTGAAATTTCCATAACACTATCAGATCTGAGAAAATTCATTTAATCCTTCTGATAACTGCAAGTAATTATGTTCCTGCGTGGATACCTATTTATAGGGATGCAATAAATGGTATAATAAGCATGTCGCGTTTTAGTAAATTAGTGTTGAAATAATTACCTGACCGACACCAGCAAGTAGAGCTAAGAGACTGCGCTGTGGGGGTCTACAATGCTTCTTGCCACCTTCGGCACAGCACAAGTTAGGGAAGCAGTCTACACTGGAACTGCACTTCTGGGGGAAAAGGTCGTATTGCGGAGGTGGCGTGCACTGTAAGTACTGCTCCAACATTCGCACAgctgaaataaattatacacatttatgtttattattttagcaaCTCAAACATTGGACTCAACATTTCTGTTAGAGTTACATTGAGTTAAGCTGTAAGTAGTTGAGGCATAATACCCGTGAATTGTAGATAGCGAAGTATCGCAGTTGAAAACTGCCTAAAGAAGTACTTAGGTAGATACACCATcctcaatatttaaaataatattcatgatATGATCTTCGACTTACGAGCATCAATCCTGTTCGCGACTGGTACCAGGTCGAGCCTGGCCCGAGCGGTCCGGCAGTAAGAACGAGTGCCATCAGGGCAACATATCCGCGGCCAGCAATCCGAGTCCGCCTTGCAGGTTTGAACCTCGAATAAAAGTTCACCGAGTGGTGCGCTTGGGCATTCTCGAGGAATCACTCCAAGTAAAGCTGTAAGTATAATTAGGTTAGAATAAGCAAGATCCTAAAAATGTATTAGCTTATAACATAGGTTTGAACACCTATATCAGCATGCAAGAACGAAAActcttttttatgaaaaacagcCTAAAGCGACGTTTTACTGAACGACAAGTCCAGTAAAACTTCGCTATAAACTGTTGTTcgttaataatatgttattaactttattaattaacGTGCTCGTAAAATGTCAACTCAGAAAGGGTAGATTTGTAACATGTTTTGTCTGTTTACCAAAGCAAGTCCCGTTCTTCTAAATTCGTTTAAGCAAGCATACAAGTCCATAAACGTATTTTGGATGTTGGTTACATCACGCTTAAGACatgttttgttgaaatttggcatacaCAGACATAGCCATTTGAGGGTTTGACTCCGCACGAGACAAATACCTAtttgaaaaaagttatataggtatacgtatatttatttgaaattgaattgaaaGTTTATAGAGACAAACAACGATAGGTTATGTGtttatatatacctatatatactGTGATTTTATAGCGTACCCATTTGTTAACGTGTCGGAATCAAACTCGTGACACTTCCACGCAGTGATAACGGTGCCGGTGTGGTAACCACCTAAACCAGCTaaccatttaaattaaatgaggTCTGTAATTAAACATAGACTTTGTGTGTGGTTACCCAAGCAGGTATGTCTATTTTATAATGTCAAACACACATAATTTCAACGGAATAGGCGACTAGCATAGATTACGATGCACTTGATGTATTTCTATTGCAACATTATGAGCAGGTGTTCCTACAAAAGCACCTGAGGTCGCTTACACAAGTGGTCAAAGGTGAAAGATAAGTACAATTCGCCTtcttattcttttaaaattggAAACCGGTAAATGTTTACGTAATCTGAACATGGTTAAAGGTCCTTTACTGGGTTAATGTAAAAGTGAAGTAGGTTAAAATTCATACGTTGGTGCGGTATTGGCGGGGAGGTTGGCCGCGGCGCCGGAACACCTTTCACGCATCGTCCCTCACAGCACACCTGGTCCGGCCCGCTGGTGGCGCGACATTGAGAGTTTTTCTGGCAGAGGATCGGAAACAGGATCACCGGGGCTTGTCCCGGCTTCGGACACACGAACTTCTGCGTCTTGCCTGCGCTCGAGTAATCCTCGTTATACTCGTAAAAAGTACCAGTATTGTGTGTTCGCGAATAATTTATATCAGCGGTAACCAAACTACCTAAGAAGAATACGACCCTGGTTCATGAATAAAGATGTCAAGTATAAGCTTCTACGAAAACATAGACTGACAATAGTTTAGTTAAAAAAGCGTGTAAAtttgttaagtatttataacTAGCAAAAAACAATCTGGTTAGTTAAGTAATCGATAGACAAAGATAATGTGCTAAGTATTACTAAGGTTATCACAATGACAACATCCTAATTAATGAGTTAACGTTTGGTTTTTTTTACGTTGGAGAAGAAGGTAACACTTTGTAACTGTTTACTGTAGATAGAATTAAGAGTTTGATAACACTTGATACTGCTTAGATCTACTAATAAGAATAAGGTTTTTGTTATGCAACTTGCAAGAGTTCCGGTAGACCACGCCCTACATTTTCAAGAACGACCTTGGAGATTTTCTTAGTTTTTCTCTAGAGTTATGTAAGCAGATTGTACGGCTTCAAATCAACAGTACTAAGCTccatatttaataaattctttacTCCTTTATTTTGATTTCCTTACTAAATTACCAAAAAGTAGCAACAGTTTAAAAAACCGCTTGAAAAATGACTTGTGAGGtcataactaattatattattatgtagggtAGGTATAGGTACCTAAAGTGATTGAGGGAACAGTAGGTACATAATAGCTTACTTGTTTTAATTGGAGCAGTAGCTGGTGTGGTTTGAGCTTGTATGGGCAGCAGTTGCAGGAACGGTCGCGGCGGCTCTGTAGTAGTGGTGGTGGTCGTCGGGCGCGgcgtggtggtggtggtggtcgTGGTCGTCGAGCTGGTGGTACTCGGGGTACTTGTAGTGGTCGTAGTAGTCGTAGTGCTAGTTGTGCTCGTGCTGCTTGTGGTGGATGTGGTCGTGCTTGTACTACTGCTACTCGTTGCGACTACGCTACTCGTGCTCGGGTTCGGTCTACAATGAAACCATCCGGTTCAATGACCCAAGCTAGATGATGAAAGCTTTGATGGTAGCGAATGATGGTGTTGTAGAATTTGTAGCGATGGTTGATTATCTTTTGTATAAACCTacctagatttttttattttaacctgATCATAATAATGCATTTCAAGGTAACTGTATATAAACCGGATACACAGACTCATTTAAcgctttaaattttattgagtgTAATGAATAAGTACCTTCATGTACTGGCCCTGAGTGGCAAAGGTAAAGGGCAGGTAATAAAGTTTGAAAGTAAGCAAAAACGACAGTCTTATGGCCTAAATACTAAGTCTTTctttcttgtcgtatggttagtggtcaacctagtgtcaaagttgttcaagccgcctgaaggcctttgacgtggcttaacgactgttatcttaattgacaacaaccgggaccgactttttacgtgccctccgaagcacggagacgccctgttcaaataccactatgcggtcacccatctatggaatgaccgcgccaaggtttgcgtaacccacagatcgtttaccgaccggtgagcgcaactggctatgggtatACTATATATGGATATACTAAGTGACGTAAAAGCTAAACGAACTACTTGAAAACGAGTTACAAATAGTACATTTACCGACTATGTCCAATCAACTCCAATCTGTTAATACCTAACAATTTAGGTACCAATTTTAGATAAGTAGTTAATCGCCGCGTATtcgtacctacctactacctGTCTAAGTAAATTTGCATGAGTGTACATTACTTTATATTCTGTATCTATGATAAAGTTATTCAATTTCATCAATTTAATTTCTTACAGCTACCTATTCATAGTAACATAGTTgcataacttataataatacttaatttagtctcaaattattttaataatagtggCATGATTGTTTTTCATACAGTAATAATAGGTGCATTTCATCGTGATTTAACGTATACCGTTATACAACTGATCATATTGTTTCCTAATACGTAAACCAAAATTGGGTTATCCCGACCAATACCTCGATACGTAATGTACACAGCGtatgatgagttatgatgaatttcaaattatttatagtgTGCTGCTTGATAGCATACTTAACCATTTCGTAGAATATCAAGCTATGTATgttaattaggtacctatttctAGGTATTCTTATGCAAAGAGGTGCTAGTAAGCAAGCTTTCCATTAACCGAAaattacaagtaggtacctacgatACGAATTTCTGTTTTTCGAAGTCAGTCATGATTTATATTTGGAAACCTTTTTTGGTATGTTCTTTACCGGTAGAATAGTAGTGGCAAGAAACGGTACAGTCCTTATAAACCTATTGTTTTCTATCCAATAGTTCACACTAATTAAAGAAGTAGCAATAGGTTCATTTAAGGTAGATACCGTGCATATGAGTAAAGTCTGTGTTATATGCATTCGCAGTTTCCCTAGCACAAAGAAAAAAGTCAGCGTATGCAAATGTagtatttattcttattatttcacaataagTAGTGTTCTAGATAATTAATGAGGTATATAGGACCTATATAATTACAGCGAGATTAGCCTTCAAAACCAAAGCAATGTAAAAATGCAGCGAAGCGTTAGAATTTATGTTTATAAGGATATTCCGTCCTGtacatttttgaatttattattattattt
Above is a window of Anticarsia gemmatalis isolate Benzon Research Colony breed Stoneville strain chromosome 19, ilAntGemm2 primary, whole genome shotgun sequence DNA encoding:
- the Hmu gene encoding adipocyte plasma membrane-associated protein hemomucin → MGFIINFIKRIIKLAVKLSLYLAVFATIIVLIPNLPPYTKFTSIEIAPVQPRVGPLAPNDLLNNAEKRYKGKLLGPEAFQLLNGELYTSLATGEIVKISPGGHVTFVTKVGQPCTGLSKEHICGRPLGFQIDDSGKTLYVADAYHGIWKVDLKSDKKQLLVSPRVEIEKRQPKLFNSIALAKNGDFYWTDSSSDFNLKDGAISILTDPSGRVFHYNAAKNESKVLIDDLWFANSLVLSPNHDFLVVTETCRYRILKHYLAGPKKGNTEVLIDGLPGIPDNVRVLPDGSGILVGLYTVFDDEQPLLTRSMSTTPVVRKFLARLQRLIEIPFEYLNTLYPHIVFEEIVYHIGHFKSVSGITPTLSGLLQADWNGNIIASYYNTDNSLGHISDAIVYNDKLYTGSPHVQDFIGAVPVPPLLKKAFESAKKTETPKVETKPPPAKPVEAVKPKVEEKPKVEKPKVVQEKPKVEQKPKVEEKPKPKVEEAPKVQTKPKTEEKKEAPKVVKPPQAKPVENAKPVEKKQPTTTTPPPPKTTQPPAKTEPAKKAQEQPKPTTTPKPAAKTTPPPKPTEKTTSSPPKTTQTPDKPKKAEKPVKQEKPKASQGQNKEQIPIKEDIPSDTAKPTKDTLKVIKKGGVPTEIPVPNN
- the LOC142980914 gene encoding transmembrane emp24 domain-containing protein 5-like, which codes for MYYFLIIFLYFLHTKCVAEMVFESDVNFRVEAGSKTCIFQKGKVGQMMEVYYQVLDGQHGDLDISFDIIDPHAVKIVSDYKKSQNSIIMELEADGDYAFCMDNTYSMMNSKLVFVYVLIEDKEVKTDEAEVAVVDAEGGEQKEEEILEWGGVDENGELYYLEVAHIADSLSRTLKHVVKARHLLDIYGATKSRDSYLAFEDTFVVDVWSSFQISLMFVVGMLQVYMIKKLFKRPFDDYKSMY
- the RpS29 gene encoding ribosomal protein S29 isoform X2, translating into MGHANIWYSHPRRYGQGSRSCRACSNRHGLIRKYGLNICRQCFREYAHDIGFKKLD
- the RpS29 gene encoding ribosomal protein S29 isoform X1; this encodes MGHANIWYSHPRRYGQGSRSCRACSNRHGLIRKYGLNICRQCFREYAHDIGFKKVCSYFIILFV